Sequence from the Actinocatenispora sera genome:
TCGGGCAGCACGACGAGCACCGCGACCAGCTCCGCGTCCCGGTCCGGTACCGCGGCGGCCAGTTCCTGGAACCGTTCCCGGTAGCGGTCGAGCAGCCCGCCCACCTGGCCGGCGTCGGCCGCGCCGGGCACGACCGACAGCCGGAACAGGTCCCGGCGCAGCGACGGGCCCGCGTACGGGCAGACCGGGCCGCTGCGACCCAGCTCGGCGTGCCCGGTGGTCAGGAACCGCCGGCTCCAGGCCAGCACGGTACGCAGCCGCTCGTCGTCGGAGCGCCCGGCGTCGATGTCGGCCGCCGACCACAACGGTGGATCAGTCGAGGGCACGGGCATCCCGCCACATCGGCTGCAGCGCCGGGCTGTCGGGCATCCGGATCTCGTCGCCGAACTCGGTGAACCCGTGCCGGTGGGCCACCGCGAGCCCCGCCGGCGAGCTCGCTTCCAGGTAGCCGCCGACCCCGGCGGCGTCGCACTGCCGCAGCACGGAGGCGAACAGCGCCCCCGCCACACCGTGGCCCCGCGCCGCCGGGTCCAGCCCCCGAAGGTGAAGTAGTGGTGCGGCCGGTCCGGCCGTCGCTCGGCCTGAGCCTGGGCCACCGCCCCGAACCGGGCGGCGTCCTCGCCCACGGCC
This genomic interval carries:
- a CDS encoding DUF6875 domain-containing protein gives rise to the protein MPDTSVTDTAVPALAADEGVLVDLLARVFRTDPIAEWVFPDTDRRDAVLPRFFGILYSAAVASGGAYTNAARTGVLLSLPADATEPPELVGALIEAVGEDAARFGAVAQAQAERRPDRPHHYFTFGGWTRRRGATVWRGRCSPPCCGSATPPGSAATWKRARRRGSRWPTGTGSPSSATRSGCPTARRCSRCGGMPVPSTDPPLWSAADIDAGRSDDERLRTVLAWSRRFLTTGHAELGRSGPVCPYAGPSLRRDLFRLSVVPGAADAGQVGGLLDRYRERFQELAAAVPDRDAELVAVLVVLPDFDHADSGPLDELQRSVKQRFVSAGLMVGQFHPRCPEPGLWRRSFRPLRSPVPLIAIRRMMAGDLPFMLRSEQHLTAYLARFAPQIPARVRDQLSARAVHSPPAG